A window of Microbacterium luteolum contains these coding sequences:
- a CDS encoding YaaA family protein encodes MKILLPPSETKRPGGDGAPLALASLALPELHAHRSAALDALIDLAADEATARRVLKLSDRQVGDVEHNRTLRTAPTMPAVDRYTGVLFDALDAATLSAASRRWLGEHVWIHSAPLGPIGALDALPAYRLSAGTSVPGLPALRRHWAEATSSAIAQSEPAFVLDLRSEAYVALGPVPASVPSSYVRVVTEKGRALNHFNKKSKGLLVRALAEDRPRIASLRGLRSWAEKKGVVLRDTADAGVLELVVAE; translated from the coding sequence ATGAAGATCCTGCTCCCACCGTCCGAGACCAAGCGTCCGGGCGGCGACGGCGCACCGCTCGCTCTCGCCTCGCTGGCCCTTCCCGAACTGCACGCGCACCGATCCGCCGCTCTCGACGCGCTGATAGATCTGGCCGCCGACGAGGCGACCGCGCGCAGGGTTCTGAAGCTCAGCGACCGTCAGGTCGGCGATGTGGAGCACAATCGGACGCTGCGGACGGCGCCCACCATGCCGGCGGTCGACCGCTACACGGGTGTGCTGTTCGATGCGTTGGATGCCGCCACGCTGTCGGCGGCCTCTCGCCGCTGGCTCGGCGAGCACGTGTGGATCCACAGCGCTCCGCTGGGTCCGATCGGGGCCCTGGATGCGCTGCCCGCGTACCGGCTCTCCGCGGGGACCTCGGTGCCCGGTCTTCCGGCCCTCCGGCGGCACTGGGCGGAGGCCACGTCATCCGCCATCGCGCAGTCCGAGCCGGCCTTCGTGCTCGACCTGCGGAGTGAGGCGTATGTGGCCCTCGGGCCCGTCCCGGCATCCGTTCCCTCCTCCTACGTCCGGGTGGTGACGGAGAAGGGCAGGGCGCTCAACCACTTCAACAAGAAGTCCAAGGGTCTGCTCGTGCGGGCGTTGGCCGAGGACAGGCCGCGCATCGCGTCGCTGCGCGGCCTGCGCAGCTGGGCGGAGAAGAAAGGCGTCGTGCTTCGCGACACTGCGGACGCCGGCGTTCTGGAGCTCGTCGTCGCCGAGTGA
- a CDS encoding PP2C family protein-serine/threonine phosphatase, with translation MAETTKTRSITIAERPLLLSWAGVTDLGRRRETNQDAFLAEYPLFIVADGMGGHAGGEIASRSTVARLEAMVESGEVDRAAIENALELAVADIADHPETTDEGTGTTLTGVFLDVDGDVPQWVSLNIGDSRVYLLRDDRLVQVTTDHSVVQELITAGKLSPEEAEGHPYSNVITRAVGASELTPPDYLTIDVRAGDRFVICSDGLTKELTDYGIQHFLRENADPADAVDAMLAAALENGGRDNVTLVIVQVGEADESPSTTDDDAE, from the coding sequence GTGGCTGAGACGACGAAGACGCGCAGCATCACGATCGCAGAGCGCCCGCTGCTGCTCTCGTGGGCCGGCGTCACCGATCTGGGCCGTCGCCGTGAGACGAACCAGGATGCGTTCCTGGCGGAGTACCCGCTGTTCATCGTCGCCGACGGCATGGGTGGTCATGCCGGGGGAGAGATCGCCAGCCGCAGCACGGTCGCGAGGCTCGAGGCGATGGTCGAGTCCGGCGAGGTCGACAGGGCCGCGATCGAGAACGCGCTCGAATTGGCCGTCGCCGACATCGCCGACCACCCGGAGACCACCGACGAGGGCACCGGCACTACGCTCACCGGGGTCTTCCTCGACGTCGACGGCGACGTGCCGCAGTGGGTCTCGCTGAACATCGGCGATTCCCGGGTCTATCTGCTCCGTGACGACCGGCTGGTGCAGGTCACCACGGACCACTCGGTCGTGCAGGAGCTCATCACGGCGGGCAAGCTCAGCCCGGAGGAGGCCGAGGGCCACCCCTACAGCAACGTGATCACGCGTGCCGTCGGTGCGAGCGAGCTCACTCCGCCGGACTATCTCACGATCGATGTGCGAGCGGGCGACCGCTTCGTCATCTGCTCGGACGGGCTCACGAAGGAGCTGACCGACTACGGGATCCAGCACTTCCTGCGCGAGAACGCCGACCCCGCCGACGCCGTCGATGCGATGCTCGCCGCGGCTCTGGAGAACGGTGGACGCGACAATGTCACGCTCGTCATCGTTCAGGTGGGCGAGGCGGACGAGTCGCCCTCCACAACGGACGACGACGCGGAGTAG
- a CDS encoding aldo/keto reductase has translation MVMSQRRVGASGLLVSATGLGCNNFGRAGTATETLSGTREVLDAAIAHGITLLDTADMYGAAPGASESLMGEALEGRRDRVVLATKFGQERDMGYDFPAGRGSRRYVRRAVEESLRRLRTDWIDLYQLHLPDPETPIAETTDALDELVREGKIRYYGHSNFSGWQIAEAEFTSHERSTGRFISSQNHYSLLARAAEREVLPAVERYGLGFFPFFPLHNGLLTGKFTRDGGPASSRIMSSRRHVWENAPWDALDEFRAFCDDRDITMLQASFGWLLSNPVVSSVIAGATSAAQVEANALAGDAWRPDAADLATIDEMFPLPEDPGARV, from the coding sequence ATGGTCATGTCGCAGCGCCGGGTGGGCGCCTCCGGTCTCCTCGTATCGGCCACCGGCCTCGGCTGCAACAACTTCGGGCGTGCGGGGACCGCGACGGAGACGCTCTCCGGCACCCGCGAGGTCCTCGACGCGGCGATAGCCCACGGGATCACGCTGCTCGACACTGCCGACATGTACGGCGCCGCGCCCGGCGCGAGCGAGTCCCTGATGGGGGAGGCGCTCGAAGGTCGCCGCGACCGCGTCGTGCTCGCGACGAAGTTCGGTCAGGAACGCGACATGGGCTACGACTTTCCGGCCGGCCGCGGGTCGCGTCGCTACGTGCGCCGTGCTGTCGAGGAGTCCCTGCGCCGGTTGCGCACGGACTGGATCGATCTCTACCAGCTGCACCTGCCCGACCCCGAGACGCCGATCGCGGAGACGACGGATGCGCTCGACGAACTCGTCCGCGAAGGCAAGATCCGCTACTACGGGCACTCGAACTTCTCGGGCTGGCAGATCGCCGAGGCGGAGTTCACCTCGCACGAGAGATCGACCGGTCGTTTCATCTCATCCCAGAACCACTACTCCCTGCTCGCGCGTGCAGCCGAGAGGGAAGTTCTCCCTGCCGTCGAGCGGTACGGACTCGGGTTCTTCCCGTTCTTCCCGCTGCACAACGGTCTGCTGACGGGCAAGTTCACCCGTGACGGCGGTCCGGCGTCGAGTCGCATCATGTCGAGCCGTCGCCACGTGTGGGAGAACGCGCCGTGGGATGCCCTCGACGAGTTCCGCGCGTTCTGCGACGATCGCGACATCACGATGCTGCAGGCGTCATTCGGCTGGCTGCTCTCGAATCCGGTCGTGTCGAGCGTCATCGCCGGGGCCACCTCTGCGGCTCAGGTCGAGGCGAACGCCCTCGCCGGTGATGCGTGGCGACCGGACGCCGCCGACCTCGCGACCATCGACGAGATGTTCCCGCTGCCCGAGGACCCGGGGGCGCGAGTATGA
- a CDS encoding large exoprotein, with protein MDYDDYGAGYAGLLLAYSFVIFLIAIAGYVLSSLFLMKIFEKAGVQGKWRAWVPVYNSMVFFKLGDLSPWLVLYGIGGAALLSWIGIGFVFSIALAVLSVIAAWRVGLKLQKDAVWVVLYFFLSIVWLGINAFDKSRWNPNIQPASWAGNGFLGDRTVWDGIPVQPAAAAPQQGYGAAPQGYAPPAQPGYAPPAQPGYAPPAQPGYAPPAAPAAPATGAPVPPVQPTTPPAPPAAPPATPPAPPTAPPAAPPAPPSDPTQPPA; from the coding sequence ATGGATTACGACGACTACGGAGCAGGCTATGCCGGCCTGCTTCTCGCATATTCCTTCGTGATCTTCCTGATCGCGATCGCCGGCTATGTACTGAGCTCTCTCTTCCTCATGAAGATCTTCGAGAAGGCCGGAGTGCAGGGCAAGTGGCGTGCCTGGGTGCCCGTCTACAACTCGATGGTCTTCTTCAAGCTCGGTGACCTGAGCCCGTGGCTCGTGCTCTACGGCATCGGTGGCGCCGCGCTCCTCAGTTGGATCGGGATCGGCTTCGTCTTCTCGATCGCGTTGGCCGTGCTGTCTGTGATCGCCGCGTGGCGCGTCGGCCTCAAGCTGCAGAAGGATGCGGTCTGGGTCGTGCTCTACTTCTTCCTGAGCATCGTCTGGCTCGGCATCAACGCGTTCGACAAGTCGCGCTGGAACCCGAACATCCAGCCGGCCTCCTGGGCGGGCAACGGCTTCCTCGGAGATCGCACCGTGTGGGACGGCATCCCCGTCCAGCCGGCCGCCGCCGCACCCCAGCAGGGCTACGGCGCCGCTCCTCAGGGTTACGCGCCCCCGGCGCAGCCCGGATACGCTCCGCCCGCACAGCCGGGTTACGCGCCTCCGGCACAGCCCGGCTACGCGCCGCCGGCTGCTCCTGCCGCACCGGCGACCGGGGCACCTGTGCCTCCGGTGCAGCCCACCACGCCGCCGGCTCCGCCGGCAGCTCCGCCGGCGACTCCGCCGGCACCCCCGACCGCGCCGCCGGCGGCTCCGCCTGCGCCGCCGTCCGACCCCACGCAGCCTCCGGCGTGA
- a CDS encoding F0F1 ATP synthase subunit gamma — MGAQLRVYKQKISSAQTTKKITKAMELIAASRIQKAMARVKASSPFARAVTRAVSAVATHSNVDHPLTREPESIRRSAVVIFSSDRGLAGAFNSQILREGLEVAELLREQGKEPVFYLVGRKAVGYFQFRRIAAAAEWTGDTDTPSFHTAEEISQQLLEDFSRGADEGGVDEIHLVYNRFVSMMTQSPESVRLLPLEISEADESEAGNTVYPLYEFEPDAETVLDAILPVYIQSRVFNALLQSSAAKQAATQKAMKSASDNADKLITDYTRLRNNARQAEITQQIAEIVGGADALSSSK; from the coding sequence ATGGGCGCTCAACTCAGGGTCTACAAGCAGAAGATCTCTTCTGCTCAGACGACCAAGAAGATCACGAAGGCGATGGAACTCATCGCGGCTTCGCGCATCCAGAAGGCGATGGCACGCGTCAAGGCGTCCAGCCCCTTCGCGCGAGCCGTGACGAGGGCCGTGTCCGCCGTCGCGACGCACTCGAACGTCGACCACCCGCTCACCCGTGAGCCCGAGTCGATCCGCCGCTCCGCGGTCGTGATCTTCTCGTCGGACCGCGGTCTCGCCGGAGCCTTCAACTCGCAGATCCTCCGTGAGGGTCTCGAGGTGGCGGAGCTCCTGCGCGAGCAGGGCAAGGAGCCGGTGTTCTACCTCGTCGGTCGCAAGGCCGTCGGCTACTTCCAGTTCCGTCGCATCGCGGCGGCCGCGGAGTGGACCGGCGACACCGACACCCCGTCGTTCCACACGGCGGAGGAGATCTCGCAGCAGCTGCTCGAGGACTTCTCCCGCGGTGCGGACGAGGGCGGCGTCGACGAGATCCACCTCGTGTACAACCGTTTCGTCAGCATGATGACGCAGTCGCCGGAATCCGTGCGTCTGCTCCCGCTGGAGATCTCGGAAGCAGACGAGTCGGAAGCCGGGAACACCGTCTACCCGCTCTACGAATTCGAGCCGGATGCCGAGACCGTGCTGGACGCGATCCTGCCGGTGTACATCCAGAGCCGCGTCTTCAACGCCCTCCTGCAGTCGTCCGCCGCCAAGCAGGCCGCGACGCAGAAGGCGATGAAGTCCGCCAGCGACAACGCCGACAAGCTCATCACCGACTACACCCGTCTGCGCAACAACGCGCGTCAGGCGGAGATCACGCAGCAGATCGCAGAGATCGTCGGCGGCGCCGACGCGCTCTCGTCGAGCAAATAG
- the atpD gene encoding F0F1 ATP synthase subunit beta — protein MTPTATADQPATAVVGRVARVNGPVVDIEFPHDSIPDIYNALKTTIVIGESAVEITLEVAQHLGDDLVRAIALKPTDGIVRGQEVRDTGEAISVPVGDVTKGKVFNVIGEVLNLEPGETIEVTERWPIHRKAPNFDQLESKTTMFETGIKSIDLLTPYVLGGKIGLFGGAGVGKTVLIQEMIQRVAQDHGGVSVFAGVGERTREGNDLIHEMEEAGVFDKTALVFGQMDEPPGTRLRVALSALTMAEYFRDVQKQDVLLFIDNIFRFTQAGSEVSTLLGRMPSAVGYQPNLADEMGVLQERITSTRGHSITSLQAIYVPADDYTDPAPATTFAHLDATTELSREIASKGLYPAIDPLTSTSRIMDPRYLGEDHYRVATTVKQILQKNKELQEIIAILGVDELSEEDKIVVSRARRIQQFLSQNTYMAKKFTGVEGSTVPLKETIESFDAITRGDFDHVAEQAFFNVGGINDVEEQWAKIQKENG, from the coding sequence ATGACCCCCACCGCCACGGCTGACCAGCCGGCGACCGCGGTCGTCGGGCGCGTCGCGCGCGTCAACGGTCCGGTTGTCGACATCGAGTTCCCGCACGACTCGATCCCCGACATCTACAACGCACTGAAGACCACGATCGTGATCGGCGAGTCCGCCGTCGAGATCACGCTCGAGGTCGCGCAGCACCTCGGCGACGACCTCGTTCGCGCCATCGCCCTCAAGCCGACCGACGGCATCGTCCGCGGTCAGGAGGTGCGCGACACCGGAGAGGCCATCTCGGTCCCCGTCGGTGACGTCACCAAGGGCAAGGTCTTCAACGTCATCGGAGAGGTCCTGAACCTCGAGCCCGGTGAGACGATCGAGGTCACGGAGCGGTGGCCCATCCACCGCAAGGCCCCGAACTTCGACCAGCTCGAGTCGAAGACCACCATGTTCGAGACCGGCATCAAGTCGATCGACCTCCTCACGCCGTACGTGCTGGGTGGAAAGATCGGTCTGTTCGGTGGCGCCGGTGTCGGAAAGACCGTCCTCATCCAGGAGATGATCCAGCGCGTCGCGCAGGACCACGGTGGTGTGTCGGTGTTCGCCGGTGTCGGTGAGCGCACCCGTGAGGGCAACGACCTGATCCACGAGATGGAAGAGGCGGGTGTCTTCGACAAGACGGCCCTCGTGTTCGGCCAGATGGACGAGCCGCCGGGAACGCGTCTGCGCGTCGCCCTGTCGGCTCTGACGATGGCGGAGTACTTCCGCGACGTGCAGAAGCAGGACGTGCTGCTCTTCATCGACAACATCTTCCGCTTCACGCAGGCGGGTTCCGAGGTCTCCACGCTGCTCGGCCGCATGCCGTCCGCGGTGGGTTACCAGCCGAACCTCGCCGACGAGATGGGTGTGCTCCAGGAGCGCATCACCTCGACGCGCGGTCACTCGATCACCTCGCTGCAGGCGATCTACGTGCCGGCCGACGACTACACCGACCCGGCTCCGGCGACCACCTTCGCCCACCTCGACGCCACGACCGAGCTCTCTCGTGAGATCGCGTCGAAGGGTCTGTACCCGGCCATCGACCCGCTGACCTCGACGTCGCGGATCATGGACCCCCGGTACTTGGGCGAGGACCACTACCGCGTCGCGACCACCGTCAAGCAGATCCTCCAGAAGAACAAGGAGCTGCAGGAGATCATCGCCATCCTCGGTGTCGACGAGCTCTCCGAGGAAGACAAGATCGTCGTGTCGCGTGCGCGTCGTATCCAGCAGTTCCTCTCGCAGAACACCTACATGGCGAAGAAGTTCACCGGTGTCGAGGGTTCGACCGTCCCGCTGAAGGAGACCATCGAGTCGTTCGATGCGATCACCCGCGGTGACTTCGACCACGTCGCCGAGCAGGCCTTCTTCAACGTCGGTGGCATCAACGACGTCGAAGAGCAGTGGGCGAAGATCCAGAAGGAGAACGGCTGA
- a CDS encoding F0F1 ATP synthase subunit epsilon gives MALHVSLVSADAEVWTGEASLVVAKTVEGEIGFMTGHEPVLAILAEGQVRITQTDGTKVLANAQDGFLSMEGDTLTIVAGNAALIA, from the coding sequence ATGGCGCTGCACGTCAGCCTCGTCTCCGCCGACGCGGAGGTCTGGACGGGAGAGGCGAGCCTCGTGGTCGCCAAGACCGTCGAGGGCGAGATCGGCTTCATGACCGGCCACGAGCCGGTGCTGGCCATCCTCGCCGAGGGCCAGGTCCGGATCACCCAGACCGACGGCACCAAGGTGCTGGCCAACGCGCAGGACGGGTTCCTCTCCATGGAGGGCGACACCCTGACCATCGTCGCCGGCAACGCGGCTCTCATCGCCTAG